In Janthinobacterium lividum, the genomic stretch GCCTTCGTCAGCATTTCACGCATCGTTTGTCCTTAATATTTTCCATATGGAAATATATAACAAAAACACGCGAAAAGAAATCTTTCCAAATTAACAATTTTATTGTCGGTAAATCAATAATCAACATACTTGTTATCATTGTTCTGTGGCGTTGTTGAACTGGATGCAGAATTTTCCAGGAAAGCAACTATGGCGCCACAAACTGGATAGAACCGAATCGCCACAAGTAGATAAGCGACTCCTGATCCATAGTTCTTGGCAAATGAGAACCTGATGGATCGTGTTGGGCACCGGACATCCTTCCCGGCGCCTGGCGTGCGATCTCGTAGCAGCCTGATCCAACGCCGAGATCGGGTATGCCCAGGAGATCCCCCTGCCCTGCAGAGACTCCTGCCGCGCGCTAGCAAAAGCTGGCCGTCCCTAGCCATAACTGCCGGCGAAGGATGGCTTTTCCGATCGAGGCAGTTGTAGAGCGCCTGCTTTTGCGCGCGATAGCGGCACGGTTGGCTACGATAGACTAGCCCGTCATCTGCTTCGTGCGCTCGGCCAGCTCGGGGACTTTGCGCGCTGGCAGTGGACTTGCCACCACGGCCGGCGCGACATGGCACCTGACGGTATCGCGTCAAAACAGAAGCTTGCCTTGGCCGCATAACCTCTACTTTTAGCGCGCTCTAAAAATGGGGGGATTGCCTTCTGAATGAAAAATCCATGAAATTAATTTTAAGATAAGTTATAGTCGATTGTCGTTGCTCGATTTTTCCATTCTGCCGACTATTTCTTTACTAAAATTAAAAATTGAAAATGCCATCAATACTTGCTAAAAAATCGTCTTATCAACCCCTTCTGTCAGTGATCTTCGGGTTCGCCGGATTCGTATTGTGCCAATCTTCTCATGCACAATTTGTGAAAGAATCACAGGCAGCCCAACACTCACTAATTAAGGAAGGCGTTGCTGATGTCCCTTGTCAGAAGCCAAGATATCCACACGCCGCATTGCTTAAGAAAGCTGAAGGTACGGTTACATTGAGTTATTTGATCGGGGAAGACGGCAAGGTCCTTGATGCTAAAGTAAGAAAATCAAGCGGCAATATCGATTTGGATAACACGGCTTTGGTTGCGCTATCGAGATGCAAGTACTCGCCTGCTATCATTGATGGAAAAGTAACGGAGGCGTGGTCCACT encodes the following:
- a CDS encoding energy transducer TonB, which produces MPSILAKKSSYQPLLSVIFGFAGFVLCQSSHAQFVKESQAAQHSLIKEGVADVPCQKPRYPHAALLKKAEGTVTLSYLIGEDGKVLDAKVRKSSGNIDLDNTALVALSRCKYSPAIIDGKVTEAWSTVQYVWSLEEADLRY